GGATGATGTTTCTACAATTAAAGGAATCTTAAAAAAATTAGCAATCCAAGATCATTATATACATTGTGATGGAGCGTTATCTGGAACGTTTGGTGCTTTTACAGAACCTCGCAGCCCATTCGATTTTCTTGATGGCGCAGATAGCATTTCTATAAGTGGACATAAATTTATTGGTTCTCCTATTCCAGCTGGAGTCATTGTTACGAAACGGTCATTAAGGGATCGAGTATCAAAAGGAATTTCGTACATCGGATCTTTAGACACAACTATTACAGGTTCACGAAACGGTCATAGTCCATTATTTTTGTGGTATGCTATTCAAAAAATGGGAGTTGAAGGATTAAAAGCTCGCTATGAACATAGTTTAGAAGTAGCAAATTATTGTCGTGAGCAATTACAAAACATTGGTATCAATGCATGGAGTAATCCGGGATCGATTACTGTTGTATTTCCAAAAGTCACAGATCAGTTAAAAAACAAGTGGCAATTGGCAACAGAAGATGATATTACGCACATTATTTGTATGCCTAATGTTACTAAAGCTCAAATTGATTTATTTATTGAAGATGTAAAAACTGAAATGGAAACAGCGCCATTAGAAGAGGAATTAATGTATTATTAAGTATTAACATATCATAAAATCACCACATTGAAAGACCACTATAAAAGTGGTCTTTTTTTATACATACTACTTACCTTAAAGATTATATTTGCTTTTACTGAAGACTAATACTAATCCATTGAAAGAATTCTTTTTATTTATACTCTACTCTGGAATAACACTAAATGTTTTATTGATTTTTTTAGTTCTCAATAGAATCAAAAAACAACCTATTAATAAAGTTCTAGTATTAATTCTTTCTTGTTTGCTGATCCTGTTTTTAATGTTTGCATTTAATTACATGGATAACAAGAAGGTTACCCGTTTATTAGTTCCTGTAGGAAGTATAATTTATATGGCATTAGGCCCAATGCTTCTTCATTACATTAAATCTGTTTATGAAAATTTGGATTTCAAAAAGCTATATAAAAGCTTAATTCCTTTTTTCATCGCAATTCTAATTTATAGTATTCCTTCTTACTTCCTAGAAACAATAGACTCAAAAAATGAACTTTCCTTAGTATATCTAATTTTTATTGTTCCTTTTTTAGGATGGTTATATTTCATTTATTGCTTGTACCAATGCTTTCAAATTCTAAAAAAATATAGACTCGAAGTTCGTAACAATTACTCTTTCACAAAAAACATAGATTTAAAATGGCTTTCCATCTGGGTAAATGGTTTCATTATATTCATTTTTGTTGATCTTATCTCAGGAGGAGTGCTACTTACCAATACTTCTTTCAAGTTCATATTGATATTAAATCTAACCTATTTAACTTCTTTAATTTGGTATATGGGATACTACGGTTTAAATCAAACACAAGTCTTTTTATTTCAAGAAATATCTCAAAAACCTGCTAAACCTCAGCAAAAACAAATAACTCAAGATTTAGAAAGTTTAAAAAAATTAGAAGATAAATTTGAACTATTGTTCACCCAAAATCTACTTTTTAAAGAGCAGAACTTAACCTTACTTCAAACAGCAAAAGAACTAGAAATCTCTGATAAGAAACTTTCCAATTTTTTAAACAGTCATTTGCAAACCACTTTTTATGACTATGTAAATTCTCATAGAATTGAGTATTTCAAAAAAAGTATACAGAACGGAAAATCAAATCATCTTACTTTACTAGCAATTGCTTTTGATTCTGGATTTAATTCAAAAGCAACATTCAATAGAGTATTTAAACAAAAAGAAGGAATGACACCTTTTCAATTCAAAAAACAATTTGAAAAAGGTCTCACTGCATCCAATGAGGCGATTTAAGCCTTATTTATCAATTGTTTTGCTCAAAATTTAAATGAGTAAACAATTTATGAATACCACAATCAACATTAACACAGAACGAAAACACAATTTCAAAAAAGCTAAAAAATTCACTCTTTTTGTATTAGGGATTTCATGGGCAATTGGATTTACAATGCATGCTACTCTAAAAAATTCCAATATTATTTTCAAAGCGATTTTTGAACTAAGCTTGGCAGTAATGCCTGCTATTATTGCTTTTATTTTAAACAAACGAGAAGGAGGAAATTGGACATCACTACGTTTTATTAAACCTTCTTTTAAAAGTATAGCTTTAGCCATCCTTATTCCTTTAATTTATGTCATCGTAGATTTCTATTTACAAATACATTTAGGAATTCGAACGTCACCAGATTGGACTGTATTTGGATCTACATTAAAATTGTTTACAACTTTAACAGTAGGATTTATTGTAATGGTGATATTGGTTATGGGTGAAGAAATTGGTTGGAGAGGATACCTACAAGAGAAACTATTTTCAGCTTTTGGAGAATTGAAAGGTGTATTTCTATTAGGAATTATATGGGGAATTTGGCATTTACCAATTGCTATTAATGGTTATCTTTTCCCAAGTTATCCTTACATCGAAGCTTTCATCACTTATCCACTTGCATGCATCGCGTTTTCTTTAATTATTGCCTATATCGGATTTAATAGGTATTCAATTTTTATTGCTGCCGTTTTGCATGCTGCAAATAACCATTTCAAAGCAAGTTTAATTGCGACCACAGAAGTTATTGATGAATTCAATTACATGCTAATCAGTAATTTTATTTGTGTCGATTTGATTTTAATTTTCGGATTACTGTATTGGAAAAAACTTAAAACAAATACTAAAAACACATAGTGGGAAGATTGCAAAAAAAGCTGCAGATTTAAACATCTACAGCTTTTTTTTATTTCTTTTTCAAATCTATCTAGTTTGATCTTATAATCACATCTCCATTATAATTTTTGAAAACAATTTCCTGTCCTCCCCCATTTATAGCACCGGTAATCCATTTTTCAACCTTTAATCGATATCCATTATCTCTATTTTCACTCTTAGTAAAATTAGATTTTGCTGGCTTCATTTTTAAATCAAAGTCGGTATAAATTTCTCCTCTTTCAGATTTAATTTTCACATCTGCTTTCATTGCCTTTGGAAAAGTAATATCAATATCGCCATTTAAACTACTAAATGCCATCGGTATACCTGGATCAACCTTAATAAAGTTTACTGTAATATCTCTATTCAAAGCGTCAGCTATTACCGCTCCACTAATATCTTTTAATGTAATTTTCCCATTTGCATTACTGATATCCATATGACCATTTACATTCTCCACATAAATTTCTCCACTGTTATAGGTTGATAATTTTAAAGAAAAGTTCTTAGGAATTTCAATTTCAAAATCTGTTATTCCATTTCTATCGGAATCTATATCAATAGCATTATTAAATTCTTTTACACTGAAATCCAATCCTTCATTCGAAATACGTTTTAATCCTTCTAATTTCTTATTTGACTTTCTTCTTTTACCATATCTCCTCTTCTCCGACCTTAGTATTGCTTTTACAATTACTTCTTTAGTATTTGAGCCTTTAACTCGAATTCCTCCATTAAGAATTTTCACTTTTAAAAATCCGGGTTTTGAAGGATCTGTTAATGGAACCTTTACTGTTTCTTGTGCCGATACGCTAATTCCGATTAACATAATCAAGCTAAAAATTACTGCTTTTATATTCTTACTTTTCATACTATTATCTTTTAACAATTGCATCTCCGTTTAACTGATCGAAATGTAAATGAACATCTCCACTCCCTATTTTAAAATGCTTCTGTGAATCTATTTTATATTTTACTCCTTTTTTCTTACGCTTCGTTAATTTTACAACTTTAGGTACTGTATTCTCCACTGGGAAATTAGTATAGAATTTACCATTCATTGTCTTATAACTAATTACTGCATCTAACCCATCTTTAAACTTTATATTTATGTCGCCGTTCAAAGACCTGTACCAGCTTTCTTCTGTTGGATTTTGAGCATAGGTAATATTAATGTCTTTATTCAATGCATTTACATCTGTTTTACCTGAAACATTCTTTAAATCAATTGGTCCATTAATGTTATGTGCTATCAATAATTTTCCGTGAACATTCTCTACAACAACCTCACCTTTATTTATTGCCTTAACATCTATACTAGTATTCTTAGGAATCTTGATTTTAAAATCCAAACGATATTTATACATACGTTTCTTTCTGTGTTTATAACTTCGTCTTGAACTATAATTAAATTCTCTATGTTCAAATATTCCGGTTTCTAAATCAAAATGTGAATATGGAGAACTCAAATAAGCATAAATAGCTTCTTCTTTCTGAGCAGTTTTTACTCCTATTTCTTGTTTTCCTCTTTCCAGCTCTTCTTGAGTGTCTGCATACACTTGTTTAACAACTTCTAGTATTACTTTTGATCCATTATATCCTTCTACCTCAATAGATCCATATACATTATCCACAACTAAAATATTATCAGAACTGTTTGTTGTAAACTGTAATTCTTTCTGAATAATTTCTTTACTATTTAATTTTTTATCCGAGTAATATTCTTGAGCATAATTATAATTACTGATACTTATGGCAATGACTACTAATATGATTTTTATAAACTTCATGACTTAACTTTTTTGATGAATGACTTGATTTTCTTTTCAGTAAAAAGCGACCTAGGACTTGCCAATTACATCAAAACTTTATAACTCTTACTTATATAATACGTTCTATACTCTCTTCCATTTTTTGTTTTACACTTTCATTTGTATCCTCTTCATCGATCAATTTCTCAAATGATTTTATAGCTTCTTTTTCTTGAAGTAATACCATTAAATCGGCTAATGCTATTTGTACTAATGGTGATTCTTGTTTTAAAATTGAAGCAATTAGCCCTTCTCTAACAAGCGGAATATGAGTATAATTCCCTAAAGCTTCAATGGCAGAAAGTCTCACATTTACATTCTCATCGTTATTCAATGTTTTGAATAAGGCCTGCAAAATGGTTTCTGTTACTTTACTTAATTTATTAACCTCACTTACTGCTTGTAATCTTTTATTTGCGGAAGGTTGATCTAATAAAGTTAATACCA
This genomic window from Tenacibaculum sp. 190524A05c contains:
- a CDS encoding type II CAAX endopeptidase family protein, which translates into the protein MNTTININTERKHNFKKAKKFTLFVLGISWAIGFTMHATLKNSNIIFKAIFELSLAVMPAIIAFILNKREGGNWTSLRFIKPSFKSIALAILIPLIYVIVDFYLQIHLGIRTSPDWTVFGSTLKLFTTLTVGFIVMVILVMGEEIGWRGYLQEKLFSAFGELKGVFLLGIIWGIWHLPIAINGYLFPSYPYIEAFITYPLACIAFSLIIAYIGFNRYSIFIAAVLHAANNHFKASLIATTEVIDEFNYMLISNFICVDLILIFGLLYWKKLKTNTKNT
- a CDS encoding DUF4097 family beta strand repeat-containing protein, giving the protein MKSKNIKAVIFSLIMLIGISVSAQETVKVPLTDPSKPGFLKVKILNGGIRVKGSNTKEVIVKAILRSEKRRYGKRRKSNKKLEGLKRISNEGLDFSVKEFNNAIDIDSDRNGITDFEIEIPKNFSLKLSTYNSGEIYVENVNGHMDISNANGKITLKDISGAVIADALNRDITVNFIKVDPGIPMAFSSLNGDIDITFPKAMKADVKIKSERGEIYTDFDLKMKPAKSNFTKSENRDNGYRLKVEKWITGAINGGGQEIVFKNYNGDVIIRSN
- a CDS encoding helix-turn-helix transcriptional regulator — its product is MDNKKVTRLLVPVGSIIYMALGPMLLHYIKSVYENLDFKKLYKSLIPFFIAILIYSIPSYFLETIDSKNELSLVYLIFIVPFLGWLYFIYCLYQCFQILKKYRLEVRNNYSFTKNIDLKWLSIWVNGFIIFIFVDLISGGVLLTNTSFKFILILNLTYLTSLIWYMGYYGLNQTQVFLFQEISQKPAKPQQKQITQDLESLKKLEDKFELLFTQNLLFKEQNLTLLQTAKELEISDKKLSNFLNSHLQTTFYDYVNSHRIEYFKKSIQNGKSNHLTLLAIAFDSGFNSKATFNRVFKQKEGMTPFQFKKQFEKGLTASNEAI
- a CDS encoding histidine decarboxylase yields the protein MDITLNDRLSNLLDNVKNARDSFLGYPVSKDFDYSPLYDFLQYPINNLGDPFEDSTYKVHTHEIEREVVDFFAKLFRANPKDYWGYVTNGGSESNLYGLYIAREMYPKAMVYYSESTHYSVKKNIHLLNIPSIVIRSQENGEIDYEDLEDTLRFNRHKPAIILATHGTTMKEAKDDVSTIKGILKKLAIQDHYIHCDGALSGTFGAFTEPRSPFDFLDGADSISISGHKFIGSPIPAGVIVTKRSLRDRVSKGISYIGSLDTTITGSRNGHSPLFLWYAIQKMGVEGLKARYEHSLEVANYCREQLQNIGINAWSNPGSITVVFPKVTDQLKNKWQLATEDDITHIICMPNVTKAQIDLFIEDVKTEMETAPLEEELMYY